The proteins below come from a single Spirochaetia bacterium 38H-sp genomic window:
- the fusA gene encoding elongation factor G, with translation MDRKLIRNIGIIAHIDAGKTTTTERILYYTGKSHRIGEVDNGEATMDWMEQEQNRGITITAAATTCFWKEHQINIIDTPGHVDFTIEVERSLRVLDGAVAVFCAVGGVEPQSETVWHQADEYAVPRIAYINKMDRLGANFFAVLDDMEKKLGANPMPIQIPVGKESDFKGIIDLISMQMIVWDQNSQGQNYSYVPIPEDYIIKAEEWRERMLDNLSQHSDEITELFLDGQEIPEEMIHSTIRKCTLERTAIPVFCGSSLKNIGIQPILDAVIKYLPSPLDLPPVKAHHVKKDEDVEIPQTEDGQPLGLIFKIHADKDAGNLCFVRVYSGVIKSGSAIFNVNKRKRERVMRIFRMHANRTEAMDSIRAGDIGVIVGFKLAQTGDTISSEGQQVLLERMHFPEPVISISIEPKTLSDRKKLLDVLNTISTEDPSFFFKEDEETGELIISGMGELHLDVTVTRIKDDFKLDVRTGKPRVTYRETITREITVTENFDRIIAGKQQTAGITLTLRPQERGRGNNVKNLVRPGQVPDDIMDAVKNALEASFSGGTLMGYPLTDVEAEIVSLDYNQETSTDFAFEAVASAAFDKACREADPILLEPVMKLTIICPSEFMGDVVSQITARGGLIHGIDSRETVEEIHAEAPLEKMFGYMTSLRSATQGRGNFSMEFSHFAPKK, from the coding sequence ATGGACAGAAAACTTATACGTAATATTGGTATCATAGCCCACATAGACGCCGGTAAAACAACTACCACAGAAAGAATATTGTACTATACTGGTAAGAGCCACAGGATAGGAGAGGTTGACAACGGCGAAGCTACAATGGACTGGATGGAACAGGAACAAAACAGGGGGATAACAATAACTGCTGCTGCTACAACATGTTTTTGGAAAGAACATCAGATCAATATAATAGACACCCCCGGTCATGTTGATTTTACCATAGAGGTTGAGAGATCCCTGCGGGTATTGGACGGAGCTGTTGCTGTTTTTTGTGCTGTTGGCGGTGTCGAGCCACAGTCAGAGACAGTCTGGCATCAGGCTGATGAATATGCAGTACCCAGAATTGCCTATATCAACAAAATGGACAGGCTGGGAGCAAACTTTTTTGCAGTTCTTGATGATATGGAGAAGAAACTCGGTGCTAATCCCATGCCTATTCAGATTCCTGTTGGTAAGGAATCCGATTTTAAGGGGATTATTGACCTTATATCCATGCAGATGATTGTATGGGATCAGAATTCTCAGGGACAGAATTACTCCTATGTTCCCATACCCGAGGATTACATAATTAAAGCTGAGGAATGGAGAGAAAGAATGCTGGATAATCTTTCCCAGCATTCTGATGAGATTACGGAGCTTTTTCTCGACGGACAAGAGATTCCAGAAGAGATGATACATTCCACAATAAGAAAATGTACTCTTGAGAGAACCGCTATCCCTGTTTTTTGTGGTAGTTCTCTTAAAAATATAGGAATACAGCCTATTCTGGATGCTGTAATAAAATATCTTCCTTCTCCTCTTGATTTGCCACCTGTAAAGGCACATCATGTAAAAAAAGATGAGGATGTGGAAATCCCACAAACAGAGGATGGGCAGCCTCTAGGTCTTATTTTTAAAATACATGCGGATAAAGATGCCGGTAATCTTTGTTTTGTTCGTGTATATTCTGGAGTAATTAAGAGCGGAAGTGCTATTTTTAACGTAAATAAGAGGAAAAGAGAACGCGTTATGCGTATATTCCGCATGCATGCCAACAGGACTGAGGCTATGGACAGTATACGGGCAGGAGATATCGGTGTGATAGTAGGCTTTAAACTTGCCCAGACAGGAGATACCATATCGTCAGAAGGACAGCAGGTGCTTCTGGAGAGGATGCATTTCCCTGAGCCTGTTATATCCATATCCATAGAGCCTAAAACACTTTCAGACAGGAAAAAACTCCTAGATGTGCTTAACACCATATCCACAGAAGACCCTTCTTTTTTCTTCAAAGAAGATGAGGAAACAGGAGAGCTTATAATATCCGGCATGGGAGAGCTTCATCTGGATGTTACTGTTACACGCATAAAAGACGATTTTAAACTTGATGTAAGGACAGGTAAGCCAAGGGTAACTTATAGGGAGACCATAACCAGGGAAATTACTGTCACTGAGAACTTTGACAGGATAATTGCAGGAAAACAGCAGACAGCAGGCATTACGCTCACACTTCGTCCACAAGAAAGAGGACGTGGGAACAATGTAAAGAACCTTGTGAGACCCGGTCAGGTGCCTGATGATATTATGGATGCAGTCAAAAACGCATTGGAAGCATCTTTTTCCGGTGGAACACTTATGGGATATCCTCTTACCGATGTGGAAGCAGAAATAGTCTCTCTTGATTATAATCAGGAAACATCTACGGATTTTGCTTTCGAAGCTGTGGCAAGTGCTGCTTTTGACAAAGCTTGCAGAGAGGCTGATCCCATACTTCTTGAGCCTGTTATGAAGCTTACAATAATCTGTCCATCAGAGTTTATGGGCGATGTTGTTAGCCAGATTACTGCCAGAGGCGGCCTAATCCACGGCATAGATTCGCGCGAAACAGTAGAAGAAATCCATGCGGAAGCACCCTTGGAGAAGATGTTTGGCTACATGACATCTCTTAGGAGCGCAACACAGGGGCGTGGAAACTTTAGTATGGAGTTTTCTCACTTTGCACCCAAGAAATAA